The sequence TGCTAAGTATTATGGAGTGTCTCCAGAGAGTATTTTAGGGCGTTCACAATCTCGAGAATATGTATTGCCTAGACAGGTTGCTATGTACTTATGTCGGCAGAAATTGTCTTTGTCCTATGTAAGGATAGGGGATGTATTTTCTAGAGATCATTCAACAGTAATTTCATCAATACGTGCTATTTCGCAAAAAGTAGAAGAAGGGGGGCACGACATTAGTATTGCTACGCAAGACTTAATGAAGTATTTAACTTCAGCGTATAAAAGTCTTGAGTTTTTCCCTGAAGAAGAAATCCCTTGCTAGCCTAAACTAACTTTTTCCTCAGAGCGTAGTTGATCATCAAACATGCCATAGACACTAGTGTCAAAATAATCTGTAAAATGAGTGCTACTAAAATTGTAGGCGTTGCGTAATAGCCACTTGTTAATAACAAGCTCATCGAACAGATAGAGACTACTCCTAAAGTTACCCAAAGAGCTGTATGCTGAATCATACGACATTTAGGCTGCCTATCCATACGAGGGCTAGTTCTGCTTACTGTGTCTTGAGAGATTCTAGGTCTTTGATCCCTAGTAGAATCGGAGCTCTTAAAATCGCTCAGAGTAAAGACATTTCTATTTGCTCGTCCAGAGAACGCTCCAAATGCATGTGCTGAGATCATAAGTTACTGAATTATAAAAAATGTAAGAAATGTTTAGCAGATTGTTATTTTCAGATCAATTTGAATACGCATAATTATGGGATCTCAGATTTTTACCCTCAGAGTATTTTCCTTCTTTTGATTCCGATTTTAATTTTTTATAGAGATTCGTTTCATACTCCCTTTGCTTCAAGATATCTTCCTTCTAAGTTCTTTCTTTTTTTTTAGATTTTTCTTATGGAAATACAAAAATCACTTCCCGCTTATTCCTCGATTCGGAGACTTATGAATTTTGATAAGAATTTGGTAAACGTAGAAACAATGAAGCAGGCGATTTTAAATCGTCTGTATTTTGGTGTAGTACAATCTCCGGAATCCGCTTCAGCAAGAGATATATTTACAGCAGTTTCAAAGACTGTAATGGAGTGGTTAGCTAAAGGTTGGCTAAAAACTCAGAATAGTTACTACGAACAAGATGTTAAGCGTGTTTACTATATTTCTATGGAATTTCTACTTGGTAGAAGTTTAAAAAGTAATCTTCTGAATTTAGGAATGCTGGATCTTGTTCGTAATGCATTAGAAGAATTGAATTATGATTTCGATACTTTAATACAAATGGAAGCAGATGCAGGATTAGGGAATGGGGGATTAGGACGACTTGCAGCGTGTTATTTAGACTCCATGGCAACCATGGGAATTCCTGCTTATGGATATGGTATCCGCTACGATTATGGTATCTTTGATCAGAAAATTGTCAACGGTTATCAAGTAGAAGCCCCTGATGAATGGTTGCGTTATGGTAACCCTTGGGAAATATGTAGAGGGGAATATCTCTATCCTGTTCGCTTTTACGGTAGAGTAATTCATTATACAGATGCTCGAGGAAAAGAAGTTGCTGATCTTGTAGATACTCAAGAAGTGCTAGCCATGGCTTATGATGTACCTATCCCAGGATACGGTAGAGATACTGTAAATACCTTGCGTTTGTGGCAAGCACAATCTCCACATGGATTTGAGTTTAATTACTTTAATCATGGGAATTATATTCGCGCCATAGAAGATATCGCATTAGTAGAGAACATTTCCAGAGTGTTATACCCTAATGATTCTATTTCTGAGGGGCAAGAGCTGCGGTTAAAGCAAGAGTACTTTTTAGTTTCTGCAACAATCCAAGATATTCTTCGTCGATATACGAAAACACATATTTCTTTGGATAATCTCCCTAACAGGGTAGCTGTGCAGCTTAATGATACCCATCCTGCATTAGGAATAGCTGAAATGATGCATATCTTGGTTGATAGGGAAGAACTCCCTTGGGATACCGCTTGGGATATGACTACGCGCATATTCAATTATACAAACCATACGATCTTGCCTGAAGCATTAGAGCGTTGGTCTATAGATCTCTTTTCAAGACTATTGCCTAGACATTTAGAGATTATCTATGAGATTAATTCTCGATGGTTGGAGAAAGTCTCTCAAAGATTTCCTGGAGATAACGATAAGCGTCGAGCATTGTCTATTATTGAGGAGGGTAGCGATAAACATGTCAATATGGCAAGTTTAGCTGTTGTAGGTTCGTCTAAAGTTAATGGCGTCTCTGCTTTTCACTCTCATCTTATAAAAACCACATTATTTAAAGATTTCGTAGAGTTTTTCCCCGATAAATTTATTAACGTAACTAATGGGATTACTCCAAGACGTTGGCTCGCCTTATGTAATCCTCGCTTGGATGCATTATTAGAGCAAACGATAGGGAGTGCTCATATTACGGATCTCTCTCAAATTCACAAGGTGATCCCTTTTGCTGATGACGCGAGTTTTCGAGAACAGTGGCATAAAATTAAGCTTAATAATAAGCAGGATTTTGCATTAAAACTTAAAAAAGAAACCGGGGAGAACATAGATCCCTCCTCTATGTTTGATTTTCATGTAAAGCGTATTCATGAATATAAACGGCAGTTAATGAACATTCTTAGGGTGATTTATCTGTATAATGATCTTAAGGAGAATGTATCTTCGAGTATTGTCCCAACAACAGTAATTTTTGCTGGAAAAGCGGCTCCAGGATATGCGTTTGCTAAGTTAGTCATTAAACTTATCAATAGCGTTGCCGATTGTGTAAATAACGATCCTCAGGTGAATGAAGTCTTAAAAGTTCTCTTCCTTCCAAATTATCGAGTGACGATGTCTGAGATGATTATGCCTGCTTCTGATATCTCGGAGCAGATCTCTACAGCAGGTATGGAAGCTTCCGGAACAGGAAATATGAAATTTGCTTTAAACGGTGCCCTAACAATAGGAACCATGGATGGAGCAAATATAGAAATGTCGGAATATATTGGTAGGGACAATATGTTCATTTTCGGTTTGTTAGAAGAAGAAATAGCCAAAATAAGGCGAGAGTATTACCCACAGGCTATATGTGATAACAATCCCAAGATTGCTCATGTGTTAAAATTACTAGATCAAGGATTTTTCAACACTTCAGACAAAGAACTATTCAAGCCTATAGTACATAGATTATTACATGAAGGTGATCCATTCTTTGTTTTAGCGGATTTAGAATCGTATATTAAAGTTCATGAATCTGCGGCTACCTTATTCCACAACACAGATGAATGGGTAAAGAAATCGATATATAACGTAGGCGGCATGGGCTTTTTCTCTAGTGATAGAGCTATTGCTGACTATGCCAGAGATATATGGAACGTTCCTACAAATCATAAATCTTAAGAAAAAGGCGCTGCTAATCCAATATGAATGACTTTTATTAGCAACGCTTGTTGTTGTCGAAAAACGCGAAACTTTTAATTTAATAACAGGATAGAAGGAGCTTCTAAGATTTTCTGCAATCGCTTCATAAACATTGCGGCTGGATATCCGTCAATTACACGGTGATCTATAGACAATGTCAATATACACGTAGAACCAACTAGAATTTCTCCATTGATTACTATCGGCTCTTCCTGAACACTACCCACAGCAAGAATAGCTGCTTGAGGGGGATTGATAATTGCTGTGAATGCTGTAATTCCTGTCATGCCTAAATTGGAAACGCAGAAAGACCCACCTTTATACTCTTCCTCTTTTAAAGATTGAGATTTCGCTTTAGAAGCTAAGCTTTTAATCTCGGCAGAAATCATACCTATGTTCTTGCGATCAGCACAGCGTACAATAGGAGTAATCACTCCATCAGGAATAGCCACAGCTATCGAAATATCTATAGTTTCAAAACGTACAATTTTATTGTCGACGCTATTGAAGCCTGAATTTACTTCAGGAAACTCTTTTAAAGCTAGGGCGCAAGCACGAACAATACAGTCATTAATAGACAGCTTAATTCCTTGGGCCTGTAGTTCCTTAAGCAGGGCGAGCAACGGCGAAGCATAAACTTTTTGTGTTACATAAAAATGTGGAATAGAGGCTTTCGCAGCTTGTAACCTCTGTGCAATGATGTCTCGAATAGGAGAAAGAGTTTCCTCGTGATAGGATCCAGGATGCACTTCAGGAGCTTCAGGGTAACCAAAACCTGCAATACCTTTGGTAGGAGCTTTATCCAGGTCTTTTTCAACAATACGTCCGCCAGGACCGCTACCTTTGATTCCAGAAATATCCAGGTTTTTTTCCTTCGCTACACGTTTAGCTAGGGG is a genomic window of Chlamydia psittaci 6BC containing:
- a CDS encoding glycogen/starch/alpha-glucan phosphorylase is translated as MNFDKNLVNVETMKQAILNRLYFGVVQSPESASARDIFTAVSKTVMEWLAKGWLKTQNSYYEQDVKRVYYISMEFLLGRSLKSNLLNLGMLDLVRNALEELNYDFDTLIQMEADAGLGNGGLGRLAACYLDSMATMGIPAYGYGIRYDYGIFDQKIVNGYQVEAPDEWLRYGNPWEICRGEYLYPVRFYGRVIHYTDARGKEVADLVDTQEVLAMAYDVPIPGYGRDTVNTLRLWQAQSPHGFEFNYFNHGNYIRAIEDIALVENISRVLYPNDSISEGQELRLKQEYFLVSATIQDILRRYTKTHISLDNLPNRVAVQLNDTHPALGIAEMMHILVDREELPWDTAWDMTTRIFNYTNHTILPEALERWSIDLFSRLLPRHLEIIYEINSRWLEKVSQRFPGDNDKRRALSIIEEGSDKHVNMASLAVVGSSKVNGVSAFHSHLIKTTLFKDFVEFFPDKFINVTNGITPRRWLALCNPRLDALLEQTIGSAHITDLSQIHKVIPFADDASFREQWHKIKLNNKQDFALKLKKETGENIDPSSMFDFHVKRIHEYKRQLMNILRVIYLYNDLKENVSSSIVPTTVIFAGKAAPGYAFAKLVIKLINSVADCVNNDPQVNEVLKVLFLPNYRVTMSEMIMPASDISEQISTAGMEASGTGNMKFALNGALTIGTMDGANIEMSEYIGRDNMFIFGLLEEEIAKIRREYYPQAICDNNPKIAHVLKLLDQGFFNTSDKELFKPIVHRLLHEGDPFFVLADLESYIKVHESAATLFHNTDEWVKKSIYNVGGMGFFSSDRAIADYARDIWNVPTNHKS
- a CDS encoding pyruvate dehydrogenase complex dihydrolipoamide acetyltransferase — its product is MISLLKMPKLSPTMEVGTIVKWHKNNGDKIEFGDVLLEVSTDKAVLEHTANEEGWFRDCLVKEGTKVHIGTPIAVISSEKDEDFNLDTILPKTPEPELPVENVQLVEEEVTKVQPSVAPMQLAFQFKPEPPLSKPLSLKVDSSKSPISPLAKRVAKEKNLDISGIKGSGPGGRIVEKDLDKAPTKGIAGFGYPEAPEVHPGSYHEETLSPIRDIIAQRLQAAKASIPHFYVTQKVYASPLLALLKELQAQGIKLSINDCIVRACALALKEFPEVNSGFNSVDNKIVRFETIDISIAVAIPDGVITPIVRCADRKNIGMISAEIKSLASKAKSQSLKEEEYKGGSFCVSNLGMTGITAFTAIINPPQAAILAVGSVQEEPIVINGEILVGSTCILTLSIDHRVIDGYPAAMFMKRLQKILEAPSILLLN